A DNA window from Aestuariispira ectoiniformans contains the following coding sequences:
- a CDS encoding beta-ketoacyl-ACP synthase III gives MMRRSIVKGVGAYLPEKVLTNDDLSQLVETSDEWIKQRTGIERRHIAADGELTCDLSAKAALAAMDNAGVTADDIDLVILATTTPDNTFPATAARVQAKLGVSKGPAFDVQAVCSGFIFALTQADNMIRLGQAKRALVIGAEIYSRILDWQDRSTCVLFGDGAGAIVLEAAEGEGSNTDRGVLATSLGTDGRCYDHLYVDGGVASTQTAGVVKMAGKEVFRQAVSRMCESVEQVLADCDLSKEDLNWLIPHQANIRIINKVGDKLGLDGSKVIVTVQDHANTSAATIPLALTHGVKKGLFKPGDVIALTAMGGGFTWGAALLRW, from the coding sequence CTGATGCGTCGATCCATTGTCAAAGGCGTCGGAGCCTATCTTCCAGAGAAGGTTCTAACCAACGACGATTTATCCCAGTTGGTCGAGACGTCAGATGAATGGATTAAGCAGCGCACAGGCATCGAGCGTCGTCACATTGCCGCTGATGGGGAACTGACTTGCGATCTGTCGGCCAAGGCAGCTTTGGCGGCAATGGATAATGCGGGCGTTACCGCCGATGATATTGATCTTGTTATTCTGGCCACCACCACACCGGACAATACCTTTCCCGCCACGGCAGCGCGTGTGCAGGCGAAACTGGGCGTAAGCAAAGGTCCCGCCTTCGATGTCCAGGCCGTTTGCAGCGGGTTCATCTTCGCATTGACTCAGGCTGACAATATGATCCGCCTGGGACAGGCAAAGCGTGCACTGGTAATTGGTGCGGAAATCTACAGTCGCATTCTGGATTGGCAGGACCGTTCGACCTGTGTGTTGTTTGGTGACGGTGCCGGGGCAATTGTTCTTGAAGCGGCTGAAGGTGAGGGAAGCAACACCGATCGCGGTGTTCTGGCGACATCCCTTGGAACCGACGGGCGTTGCTATGATCATCTGTATGTGGATGGTGGGGTTGCGAGTACCCAGACGGCTGGCGTCGTGAAAATGGCTGGTAAAGAGGTTTTCCGGCAGGCTGTCTCGCGGATGTGCGAATCAGTCGAGCAGGTTCTGGCGGATTGTGATCTGTCGAAGGAAGACCTGAACTGGCTCATTCCCCATCAGGCCAACATCAGGATTATCAATAAGGTTGGCGATAAGCTGGGGCTGGATGGCAGCAAGGTGATTGTAACCGTCCAGGATCACGCCAATACTTCCGCGGCAACTATTCCTCTCGCCCTGACGCATGGGGTGAAAAAGGGCCTGTTTAAGCCGGGTGATGTTATTGCTTTGACCGCCATGGGCGGCGGGTTCACCTGGGGTGCTGCCCTCCTGCGCTGGTAA
- the ihfA gene encoding integration host factor subunit alpha, with amino-acid sequence MAGKTVTRAELSEAVYQEVGLSRNESADLVESVLSEMSDALVRGETVKVSSFGSFSVRSKGQRIGRNPKTGEEVPILPRKVLVFRPSHVLKDRIND; translated from the coding sequence ATGGCGGGCAAAACCGTTACTCGTGCCGAGTTGTCTGAAGCGGTATATCAGGAAGTTGGTTTGTCCAGAAACGAATCTGCCGACCTGGTGGAATCCGTACTTTCCGAGATGTCAGATGCTTTGGTGCGCGGCGAGACTGTAAAGGTGTCTTCATTTGGCAGCTTTTCGGTGCGATCTAAGGGCCAGCGCATTGGCCGTAACCCCAAAACCGGGGAAGAGGTTCCTATTCTTCCGCGCAAGGTGCTGGTCTTTCGTCCCAGCCATGTGCTGAAAGATAGGATTAACGATTAG
- a CDS encoding MerR family transcriptional regulator, translated as MGADATAGKRGGKSANAFRTISEVSKDLDVPQHVLRFWEGKFSQLRPMKRAGGRRYYRPEDILLLTRIRDFLYSEGYTIRGVQKLLREKGIKKILAELEQGAVSVEEDFDDDQTDLIAAITDAGGHAGGERAMTPTDRMELVSIFEELKAIRDLLQSGLKA; from the coding sequence ATGGGTGCTGACGCAACCGCCGGAAAACGCGGCGGCAAATCCGCGAACGCGTTTCGAACGATATCAGAAGTTTCCAAGGATTTGGATGTGCCCCAGCATGTCCTGCGCTTTTGGGAGGGGAAATTCTCTCAATTGCGCCCGATGAAGCGTGCCGGGGGGCGGCGGTATTACCGGCCCGAAGATATCCTTCTGCTGACCCGCATCCGCGATTTTCTCTATTCCGAAGGCTATACGATTCGCGGCGTCCAGAAGCTGTTGCGCGAGAAAGGGATCAAGAAGATCCTTGCAGAGCTGGAACAGGGCGCTGTTTCTGTGGAAGAAGACTTCGACGATGACCAGACCGATCTGATCGCGGCCATTACGGACGCTGGTGGTCACGCGGGTGGTGAGCGTGCTATGACGCCGACGGACCGAATGGAACTGGTCTCTATTTTTGAGGAATTGAAGGCCATCCGCGACCTTTTGCAAAGCGGCCTGAAAGCCTAG
- a CDS encoding lysozyme inhibitor LprI family protein encodes MKYITWGFVVGLFALLALHPVRQAVADDCGAGLVTQAMVDRVFEEVLRANRENDLLVDKLKHSQEAWLAFKKAHIEAIFPEQDVLANYGSVYHDCVQVIASDLNCRRISQLQTWIDGFPEGETCSGSRPLSN; translated from the coding sequence TTGAAGTATATAACTTGGGGCTTCGTTGTCGGGCTATTCGCTCTTTTGGCACTTCACCCGGTTCGTCAGGCGGTCGCAGATGACTGTGGGGCCGGGCTGGTTACACAGGCAATGGTCGACCGGGTTTTTGAGGAAGTCTTGCGTGCGAATCGCGAGAATGATCTGCTGGTAGACAAGCTGAAGCATTCTCAGGAGGCATGGTTGGCGTTCAAGAAAGCGCATATCGAGGCGATCTTTCCGGAACAGGATGTTCTTGCCAACTATGGGTCGGTTTACCACGACTGTGTTCAGGTCATTGCCAGCGACCTGAACTGTCGCCGCATATCACAGCTGCAAACCTGGATTGATGGCTTCCCGGAAGGCGAGACCTGTTCCGGATCGAGACCGCTCAGCAATTAG
- the pcaF gene encoding 3-oxoadipyl-CoA thiolase, with protein sequence MKNAFICDAVRTPIGRYAGSLSAVRTDDLAAIPIKALIDRNPNIDWAQIEDVIYGCANQAGEDNRNVARMATLLAGLPISVAGATVNRLCGSGMDAIGQAARAIRCGEGDLLIAGGVESMSRAPMVIAKATTAFSRNAEIYDSTIGWRFVNKVIETQYGIESMPETAENITEEMGISREDQDLFAFRSHQKAVEAQKSGFFDKEIVSVTIPQRKKEAIVVTKDEHPRADTSLEKLAQLPAPFREGGSVTAGNAAGVNDGACAVLLASEDMVHKFTLKPRARIIASAVAGVEPRVMGLGPVPAITKVMQRCGLALNDMDVIELNEAFAGQALGVLRQLGIFDDDARVNPNGGAIALGHPLGMSGARLVTTATNALETNGGRYALCSMCIGVGQGIAMVIERV encoded by the coding sequence ATGAAAAACGCTTTTATTTGCGATGCTGTCCGCACCCCTATTGGACGCTATGCAGGTTCTCTGTCTGCGGTAAGAACGGATGACCTTGCCGCCATACCGATCAAGGCCCTGATCGACCGTAACCCTAATATCGACTGGGCACAGATTGAGGACGTAATCTATGGCTGTGCAAACCAGGCAGGCGAGGACAATCGCAACGTCGCACGGATGGCAACACTTTTGGCAGGATTGCCGATATCGGTTGCCGGGGCCACTGTAAATCGCCTCTGCGGTTCGGGCATGGACGCTATCGGTCAGGCCGCACGCGCCATCCGTTGCGGCGAAGGCGACCTCCTGATTGCAGGGGGCGTGGAGAGCATGTCGCGTGCCCCCATGGTCATTGCCAAGGCTACGACGGCTTTCTCCCGAAACGCAGAAATTTACGATTCAACAATCGGCTGGCGTTTCGTCAACAAAGTGATCGAGACGCAATACGGTATCGAATCCATGCCGGAGACCGCCGAAAATATCACCGAGGAAATGGGCATCTCCCGCGAGGACCAGGACCTCTTTGCTTTCCGCAGCCACCAAAAAGCTGTTGAGGCACAGAAAAGTGGTTTCTTTGACAAAGAGATCGTTTCGGTCACCATACCTCAGCGCAAGAAAGAGGCTATTGTTGTCACTAAGGATGAACATCCTCGCGCTGACACCAGCCTTGAGAAACTGGCCCAATTGCCAGCTCCCTTCCGTGAGGGTGGATCGGTCACTGCAGGGAACGCCGCAGGCGTGAATGACGGAGCCTGTGCGGTTCTACTAGCCTCCGAAGACATGGTTCATAAATTCACACTCAAGCCACGGGCACGCATTATTGCCTCTGCCGTTGCGGGCGTCGAACCACGTGTGATGGGCCTGGGCCCTGTTCCGGCAATCACAAAGGTCATGCAACGGTGTGGACTCGCCCTGAACGACATGGATGTGATTGAACTGAATGAGGCCTTCGCTGGGCAGGCTTTGGGGGTTTTGCGGCAATTAGGCATATTCGACGACGATGCCCGCGTAAATCCCAACGGCGGTGCGATCGCCCTTGGCCATCCTCTGGGCATGAGTGGGGCAAGGCTCGTCACCACAGCCACGAATGCACTGGAGACAAATGGCGGCCGCTACGCCCTCTGCAGCATGTGTATCGGTGTCGGCCAGGGTATTGCGATGGTCATTGAGCGTGTCTAA
- a CDS encoding 3-hydroxyacyl-CoA dehydrogenase: protein MTATAISKNSVIGVIGAGAMGRGIAQVAAQAGHKVCLFDAMDGVAAKARDLIGKGLEKLVSKGKVSQDQVDAIIDNIHPVSGLADLAPAAFVIEAVIEDLKIKQDVFSTLEDICRPDTIFATNTSSISVTAVAAALRRPENVVGMHFFNPAPVMKLVEVIRGLATDEAVAETVFETAKSWGKTPVYAKSTPGFIVNRVARPYYSEAWRLLEEGVTNATTIDALMRECAGFRMGPFELIDLIGHDVSLSVTNTVYNAFHQDPRYRPSLSQEELVAAGFLGRKSGKGVYDYQNGAVHPSPVMASKGDKPASVTVEGDLGYARQLVDLIRQADIPVEEVDGGGAIRVGETRLFPACGLSATEIASETGLIDVVTFDFCRDYKTASCLAIAKADQADTVALSEATGLFQALQKSVCIVDDTPALIVMRILAMLANEAADAVHWGVADVKAVDTAMRLGVNYPVGPLALADTVGADTILNMLEGLCLHYAEDRYRASSLLRRKVAANQPFHMS from the coding sequence ATGACAGCGACAGCGATATCAAAAAATTCGGTCATTGGTGTAATCGGCGCTGGTGCCATGGGCCGGGGGATTGCCCAGGTTGCAGCCCAGGCAGGCCACAAGGTTTGTCTCTTCGATGCCATGGATGGTGTGGCAGCCAAAGCCCGGGACCTGATAGGGAAAGGTCTGGAGAAACTGGTATCCAAAGGTAAAGTCAGCCAGGATCAGGTGGATGCCATTATCGACAATATCCATCCTGTCTCCGGCCTGGCCGATTTGGCGCCCGCCGCTTTCGTAATCGAAGCTGTCATCGAAGACTTAAAAATCAAACAGGATGTTTTCAGCACACTCGAAGACATCTGCCGGCCAGATACAATTTTTGCGACCAACACATCGTCCATATCGGTTACGGCCGTCGCGGCCGCCCTGCGGCGGCCCGAAAATGTTGTTGGAATGCATTTCTTCAACCCGGCTCCCGTTATGAAGCTGGTAGAGGTCATCCGTGGCCTGGCAACCGACGAGGCAGTTGCGGAAACTGTCTTCGAAACGGCGAAGTCATGGGGCAAAACACCGGTCTACGCCAAATCCACCCCCGGTTTTATCGTCAATCGCGTCGCCCGCCCCTACTATTCCGAAGCATGGCGATTGTTGGAAGAAGGCGTCACCAATGCCACAACGATTGATGCCTTGATGCGGGAATGTGCCGGTTTTCGCATGGGACCATTCGAATTGATCGATCTGATCGGTCACGACGTCAGCCTGTCCGTTACAAACACAGTCTATAACGCCTTTCATCAAGATCCCCGTTACCGTCCCAGCCTGTCCCAGGAAGAATTGGTCGCCGCGGGATTCCTTGGTCGTAAAAGCGGCAAGGGTGTCTACGACTATCAAAACGGGGCAGTCCACCCTTCCCCGGTCATGGCATCAAAGGGAGACAAGCCAGCATCGGTAACAGTGGAAGGTGACCTCGGTTACGCGAGACAACTGGTTGACCTGATTCGCCAGGCAGATATCCCCGTGGAAGAAGTCGACGGGGGTGGCGCAATCCGCGTCGGCGAGACCCGCCTGTTCCCGGCATGTGGCTTGTCCGCGACAGAAATCGCCAGTGAAACCGGCCTGATTGACGTCGTCACCTTTGACTTCTGCCGCGACTATAAGACCGCATCATGTCTTGCAATCGCAAAGGCAGACCAGGCGGATACAGTCGCCCTGTCGGAAGCAACAGGTCTCTTTCAAGCTCTACAAAAATCCGTCTGTATCGTCGATGATACGCCCGCCCTTATCGTGATGCGTATTCTTGCCATGCTGGCAAATGAAGCCGCCGATGCAGTCCATTGGGGCGTAGCCGACGTTAAGGCGGTCGACACGGCAATGCGTCTAGGCGTCAACTACCCAGTCGGTCCGCTTGCGCTGGCAGACACGGTCGGCGCCGATACAATCTTGAATATGTTGGAGGGACTTTGTCTGCATTACGCGGAAGACCGATATCGTGCGTCCAGCCTGCTACGTCGGAAGGTTGCCGCAAACCAACCGTTCCACATGTCCTGA